A window from Triticum aestivum cultivar Chinese Spring chromosome 6D, IWGSC CS RefSeq v2.1, whole genome shotgun sequence encodes these proteins:
- the LOC123145061 gene encoding uncharacterized protein has product MVVGFRRTISFPAPKSAPAAGSNGKSAAGYRVRSASLPCRFHPLVLQLDEDVAALRDLAGGLASAATARSIAEAAEQLGRVLVSLSELLHHPQAQEPLRRLGRSPFAERLLDDFLRLADAHGSFRDVLVALTALQAEARAALRREDPARLASAARGLRRSGRDLPRIASSARAVAGKAPPPAPAGLPSDAAALAAAIVDAAAAVASASAAVFSGVSALSIAAATARVDVVSAPCWMPSPARFASSSAAPRTGHHIVTTKPSSMRIWWVADLMRWMSRAKRRSASKQEANDGSSAKQPQPDAALVDLDPEEEDRKAAFERMDNLGRCIADVENSGESVFRALVNTRVSLLNILSPSF; this is encoded by the coding sequence ATGGTGGTCGGTTTCCGCCGCACGATCTCGTTCCCCGCGCCCAAGTCCGCGCCGGCGGCGGGGTCGAACGGGAAGTCCGCGGCCGGCTACCGCGTCCGCTCGGCGAGCCTTCCCTGCAGGTTCCACCCCCTGGTGCTCCAGCTCGACGAAGACGTCGCGGCGCTGCGCGATCTGGCGGGGGGCCTGGCGTCGGCCGCGACGGCGCGCTCGATCGCGGAGGCCGCGGAGCAGCTGGGGCGGGTGCTGGTGTCGCTCTCCGAGCTGCTCCACCACCCGCAGGCCCAGGAGCCGCTGCGGCGGCTCGGCCGCTCGCCGTTCGCGGAGCGGCTGCTCGACGACTTCCTCCGCCTGGCCGACGCGCACGGCAGCTTCCGCGACGTGCTGGTCGCGCTCACCGCGCTCCAGGCCGAGGCGCGCGCGGCGCTGCGGCGCGAGGACCCGGCGCGCCTGGCGTCCGCCGCGCGCGGGCTTCGTCGGTCCGGCCGCGACCTCCCGCGGATCGCCTCCTCCGCCCGCGCCGTGGCCGGCAaggcgccgcctcccgcgcccgccgGCCTCCCGTCGGACGCGGCCGCTCTTGCCGCCGCCATCGTCGACGCGGCGGCGGCCGTCGCGTCTGCCTCGGCCGCGGTCTTCTCTGGCGTGTCCGCCCTGTCCATTGCCGCCGCCACGGCCCGCGTCGACGTCGTCAGCGCACCGTGCTGGATGCCCTCTCCCGCAAGGTTCGCCTCCTCGTCGGCCGCGCCGAGAACCGGCCACCACATCGTCACCACCAAGCCGTCGTCCATGCGCATATGGTGGGTCGCTGACCTGATGCGCTGGATGTCGCGCGCGAAGCGCCGGTCGGCGAGCAAGCAGGAGGCCAACGACGGCTCCTCCGCCAAGCAGCCCCAGCCCGACGCGGCCCTGGTTGACCTAGacccggaggaggaggaccggAAGGCGGCGTTTGAGCGCATGGACAACCTCGGACGGTGCATTGCGGACGTGGAGAACAGCGGCGAGAGCGTCTTCCGGGCCCTGGTCAACACCAGAGTCTCCCTGCTCAACATTCTCAGCCCAAGCTTCTGA